The genomic interval GTCCACACCCACCTGCTCGCGCTCGGCACGCTGGTGATGCTCATCGCGCTGGCGCTGGAGAAGCTGTTCGCGCTGTCGCGACGCCGCGAGACGACCTACTTCTGGTGGTTCTACAACGCCGGTCTGGTGCTCGCCTCGGCGATGATGACCCTCAAGGGCATCCTGCAGCTCGACGGACCGGTCGACTCGAAGGCGCTCGCCGGCGTCTCGGGACTGGGCCACATCATGCTGACCGTCGGGCTCGTGTTCCTGTTCATCGCGCTCATCAAGCAGGTCAAGGCGGCGGACGCCGCGCGGACCGCGGTTCCGCGGCCGTAGCGGGGCGATCTGTCGCCATCGACGTGCCCAAATAGGCTGGGGCGCATGTCCACTCTTCCCGCGCCGGTGGCGGCTGCGAAGATCCTCGATCACATCGAGCCCGGCACCGACCTGATCGTGCCGATCGCCAACGGCGAGCCGCGCGACGTGCTCGACGCGATCGAGGCGGCGAACGAGTCGCTGGAGGGCGTGCGCGTCCACCAGATGCACTGCCTGCACGACCGGCCGTACCTGCACGGCGCGTACGGCGACCGGATGCGGCACATCAGCTACTTCCTCTCGCACATCACCCGCGCGCCGTACGCCGAGGGGCATCTGGACTACGCGCCGGCCAACTTCAGCGAGGTCCCGCTGATCATGGCCGCCACAACCCGCGACCCGATCGTGATCGCGGCGTCCTCGCCGCCGGACCGGCGCGGCTACTTCAGCCTCGGGACGTCCGCCGACTACGTGTCCTCGATGATCGGCCGGCGGCCGTTCTTCCTCGAGGCCACGCCGCACATGCCCCGCACGCACGGCGCCAACGTCATCCACCACTCCCAGATCCTCGGATGGTGCGAGAGCGACCGCGAGCTGGTGGCCGTCCCGCGGGTCGCGCCGAAGCAGGTCGAGGAGACGATCGCGGCGCTGGTGGCCGAGCAGATTCCCGATCGCGCCACCCTGCAGGTCGGCATCGGCGGCATCGCCAATGCCATCCTCGCCGGGCTGTGCGACCACCGGGACCTGGGCCTGCACACCGAGCTGCTGCACGACGGGGTGATGGACCTGGTCGACGCCGGCGTGATCACGGGCATCGCCAAGGAGCATCGGCGCAACCGCGCGGTCGCCACCTTCGCGATGGGCACCACCGACCTCTACCGGTGGCTCGACGAGAACGCGGCGGTGGAGATGCTGCGGGTCGAGTACGTCAACGACCCCCGGGAGATCGCCGGTCTCAGCAACTTCGTGTCGGTCAACGCGACCCTCGAGGTGGACCTGCTCGGGCAGTGCGCCTCCGAGTCGATCGGCACGCGGTACTTCAGCGGCTCCGGCGGGCAGGCCGACTTCGCGCGCGGCGCGATGTACTCGCCGGGCGGCAAGGCCTTCATCGTCCTTCCCTCGACGACCCGTGAGGGTGCCTCGCGGATCGTCTCGACCCTGGCCTCCGGAGCCGCCGTGACCACCCTGAAGAACACCGTGGACCACGTCGTCACCGAGCACGGCATCGCCCGGCTGCGCGGCAAGACCCTCGCGCAGCGAGCGCGCGCGCTGATCGCGATCGCCGCGCCGCAGCACCGCGACGGCCTGAGCCGGCAGGCTCACGAGCGTTGCCTGCTGCACGACTGAGCACCGCCCGCGCGTGCCGCTCGACCGGAGCGGACGGTGGTCCGGAATGTGAGATCGCGCGCTCGTGGCGCAGGCCACCCCCGCTTCCGGCGTAGCCTCGGGGAGGTTCCCACTTCTCGTGTCCGGGAGGACGAGCGTGACCACTGGCCAGACCGCCAAGACGCAGGTACTGCTGCTGGAGAACATCCACCCGTATGCCGTGCAGCACTTCGAGTCGCTGGGCTACGAGGTCCGCACCCACAAGTCGGCGATGACCGAGCCGGAGCTCATCGCGGCGCTCCCCGGCGTCCAGCTGCTCGGCATCCGCTCCAACACCCACCTCACCGCGAAGGTCTTCGAGCACGCGCCGCAGCTCGAGGCCGTCGGCGCGTTCTGCATCGGCACCAACCAGATCGACCTCACCGCGGCCGCCACCCGCGGCATCCCGGTGTTCAACGCGCCGTACTCCAACACCCGCTCGGTCGTCGAGCTGGTGATCGGGGAGATCATCTCCCTGGCGCGGCGGATACCCGAGAAGAACCAGAACATGCACGCCGGCGTCTGGGACAAGTCGGCCGCCGGGTCGCACGAGGTCCGCGGGCGCACGCTCGGCATCGTCGGCTACGGCAACATCGGCGCCCAGCTGTCGGTGCTCGCCGAGGCCCTCGGCTTCTCGGTGATCTTCTACGACATCGCCGACAAGCTGGCACTGGGCAACGCGCGGCGCGTCGGCACGCTCGACGAGCTGCTGGCCGAGGCCGACACCGTCACCCTGCACGTCGACGGCCGCCCCGGCAACGCCGGCATCTTCGGCGCCGAGCAGTTCGCCAAGATGCGGCCGCGGGCGATGTTCATCAACGCATCCCGAGGAATGGTCGTCGACCACCTCGCGCTGCGCGAGGCGGTGCTGTCCGGGCACATCTCGGGCGCCGCCATCGACGTGTTCCCGGTCGAGCCGAAGAAGCCCGGTGAGGAGTTCCTCTCCGAGCTGCGCGGACTCCCGAACGTCATCCTCACCCCGCACGTCGGCGGGTCCACGCAGGAGGCGCAGGAGGACATCGGCCGGTTCGTCTCCGGCAAGCTCGGGTCGTACGTCGAGGACGGCGCCACGTCGCTGTCGGTCAACATGCCGACCATCGAGGTCGCCCCGCGGCGCGACGTGCACCGCCTGGTACACGTGCACGAGAACGTGCCGGGCGTGATCGCCGAGATCAACCGGATCCTCGCCGAGCACGGGCAGAACGTCGAGTCGCAGTCGCTGACCACCCGCGGCCACCTCGGGTACGTCGTCACCGACGTGAACGGCACCATCGCCGGGCCCGCCCTCGCCGAGCTGGAGTCGATGCCGCACACGATCCGGCTGCGCGTCCTCTCGTAGCGATGACGGCGACCGTGGACGTGCCGACCGAGGCAGGTCCGGGACGTCTCGTGCTCGACGTGCCCCGCGCGCCGCGCGCCGTCCTGCTGCTCGGGCACGGCGCCGGCGGCGGTCTGGACTCGTTCGACCTCTCGACCCTGGCCGCGCAGCTACCGGCCGGGGGGATCGGCGTCGTCCGGTTCGCGCAGCCGTGGCTCGTGGCGGGACGCAAGATCGCCGGACCGCCGGCATCCCTGGACAAGGCGTGGGCGGCCGCCTTGGCCGTCGCCACGAGAAAGTGGCGCGGCACGCCGCTGGTCGTCGGCGGCCGGTCGGCCGGGGGGCGAGTCGCGTGTCGATGCTTCGCCGCGCCCGCGGTCGGGGTACTGGCCCTCGCCTTTCCGCTGCACCCACCGGGTAAGCCGGAGAAGAGCCGGCGCGACGAGCTCGCCGCCGTCCCCGCGCCGGTGCTGATCGTGCAAGGCGAGACCGACCCGTTCGGCACGCCGCACGAGATCCGTGCGGCGATCCGCGCCAACGCGGGAAAGCGCACCCTGGTCACGGTGAACGCCGGGCACTCGCTACAGCCGGCGAAGCGTGCGGACCCGGCTGCGGCGTCCCGCCGCATCGTCGATGCCGTGGCCGGCTTCGTCGACCAGATCACCTGAGGCACCGCCGGGGTGGTCCGGTCGGCCCGTTGTGTTGTGGCGACTCCGGGCGACGTCGCCCGGAGTCGTCACAAGTCAACCGTCCGGCGCGAACGAATAGACTGGGCGCCATGCCTCCCACCACTCCTGTCGCTTCCCCCGCCACCCGCAACGTCCGTACCAGCGCGCTGATCCTCTCGCTGCTGGCCCTCGTGCAGGCCGCTCTCGGCGGCACCGTGCTCAGCGGTGGTGGTGGCATCAAGACGGTGCACGGCTACGTCGGCTACCTCACCTTCGTCGTGGCGCTCGTCGCCGCGTTCTTCGCCTGGAAGGCCGCGCAGGTCACCGGCAACAAGGGGACCTTCTTCCACGCGCTGTCGCTGCCGATCCTGGCGCTGATCCAGATCGGGCTCGCCGAGATGGACCTCAAGTGGGTGCACGTCATCGTCGGGATCCTGTTCCTCGTCGCCGCCTTCGGGCTGTACGCGATGGCCGACCGGCCCGCGAAGCACGGCGCAGCCGACCGCCCCGCCGGGGACGCCGTCTAGCCGTCGCCTGACCGCCGCACCGTCGCCGTCCGGCGGTGCAGCGCGGCAGGACGTCGCCTGCTCGACCGCCCGACCAGCGCGCAGCCGTCCCCGGGCGGGGTTCGTCGCCCAAAGCGGACTAGCTTCCCCGCTTTCGCCTGGGAAGCCCGTCCGGCCGGGGGAGTGCCTCGACCTAGTACTCGAAGCGTTCGATGTGCAGGTGCACGCTCGGTACGCCGGCGTCCAGCGCGGCGCGGCGGACGGCGTCCATCCAGGGGCCGCTACCGCACACGTACACGTCCCGCTCGGCGACGTCCGGGCACACGCGCAGCAGCGCCTCGGTGTCATCGAGGTGGCGGAGGTCGGCCGGCAGCCAGCTGTCGCGGCCGCGCACCCGGCGCCCCACCAGCGGCTCGTAGAACGCGCCCCGCTGTGCCGCGAGCGCCCGGATCTCGTCGTGCATCAGCAGCGCGTCGGCGGTGCTGGCGCGGTTCACGATGGTGACGTCACCGGGGCGCTGCGGCAGTGCCTCGAGCAGCGCGCGCATCGGGGTGATGCCCACGCCGGCGCCCATGAGCAGGACCTTGTCCCGGGTCCGCGTTCCGGCGTGCATCCGCCCGAACGGGCCCTCCAGCAGCACGCGGGTCCCCGGCCGGATGTCGGCCAGCCGCGCCGAGCCGTCCCCGACCGCCGCGGCGGTGAGGCGGAGCGCATTGCCGGTGGGCGCCGCGGACAGCGAGAACGGGTTGGCGCGCATCCAGCCCCTGCCGGTGAGGAAGCGCCAGTGGAAGAACTGGCCGCCCGAGGCCTTCAGCCGGTGCACGCCGGGTCCGGCGACGGTGACGGTGGTGACACCGGGCCGTTCCTGGCGGACGTCGACGACCCGAGCCCGGCTGCGGACCGAGCGCCACAGCGGCAGCAGCACGCGGAACCCCACGACGGAGCCGGTGCAGACCCCGTAGAGCGACCACCAGAACACGCTGGACAGCGTCGAGCCGACGAAGTCCTGCCCGGTCCACAGCTGGTGCGGCAGCACCAGCCCGACGCCGACGTAGGCGTAGAGATGCAGCAGGTGCCACGACTCGTACCGCAGTCGGCGCCGCGCCACCCGCGCCGACGTGACGACCACCAGGCAGATGGCGACGGTGCCCGCCACGGCCAGCAGACCGCCGGCGTAGTTGAACGTGAAGTCGATGAACGTCGCCCAGACGCCCGCGGCGTACTGCGCCGCGTACCCGAGCATGATCAGCACGATGTGCGCCACCATCAGGGTGAACGACGAGAAACCCACCCAGCGGTGCACCCGCGCCAGCTTGTCCTGTCCCCAGGCGCGCTCGATGATCGGCACCCGCGCCATCAGGAATACCTGGATCAGCAGCAGCGCCGAGGCGAGCAGCCCCGTCAACCGGCCGACCGAGGTCAGCGCGCCGACCGTCGCCAGCTGCCCGAGGCCGCCGTTGAGCACCCACAGGGCGGTCACGAACAGCATGATCGTGCCGGCCGCGAGCGCTGTGGCGTCGCGCCACAGCGCGGAGGTACGGCGGATCCGCGGCGGCCCACCGCGTCCCGCGCCGCGCGCGTCGGGGGCATCCGTGGGGACGCGGTACGCCGGCCGGGACCGCTCCGGCCTGATCAGGGTGCCGCGCGGGGTCCTGATCCGGGCCGGGGCAGGGGGTGCTGAGGTCATTCCTCGACTATCCGCCGCCCCGGTATGGCCATCCCAAGAGAAGTCTGTCGATCCCCTGTGGCCGCGGCCGCACCGTCCGACCATCTCGACCCGGGCGGCCTCCGGCCGTTCGGCGGGAGGCGTCAGGACAGCCGGGCCGCCACGTCCGGGAAATGGGTGAGCCATTCGTCGACGATGCGCACCGCCCGCGGGTAGGAGCCGTTCAGCGGGTGTGTCGCGATCGCGGCGTGCAGGGCGTCTCGTGAACCGTCCAGGGCTGCGGTGATCGTCCACCGCTCGACGGCCTTGACCTGCCTTATCAGCCCCGCCTCGTGGTCGGACAGCGGTGCGACGGTCGCCGGCGTCGCGCCGTCCTTGCCCACCGTGCAGGGGATCTCGATCACGGCGTCGATGTCCAGCGCGTCGAGCACGGCCGCTCCCGACCGACGGTTGGGTACGTCGAGGATCAGCCGTTCGCCCGTGTCGTGGGCGATCGCCCGCATCACCGCCAGCGCGATCTGCTCGTAGCCGCCGCCCTCGACGTCCTCCTCGGCCCGCTCGGCGGCGCCGGCGGCCTCCCGAGCGACCGCCATGTAGGTGCGGTTGCGCTCGTCGACGACCCGCCGCCACGCTGCGTACGGCGCCCCCGCCGTCGCGGCCTCTGCGGCCTCGCGGTAGAACGCCGATTGCTGCTCGCGGAGGAAGGACGCGCGCGACGTCGTGGCGCGCAGGGACTCGACCACGTCGGCCGCGTAATAGAAGTAGTGCAGGTACTCGTTCGGGATCGTGCCGAGGGCCCGGATGAGGGACGCGCCGAACAGCTGGCCTTCCTCGAACCCGGTGATCGCGTCCCCGGCGATCAGCCCCGGCAGCAGGTCCGCGCCACCGACGCGGAGCGCGCGAAGCCAGCCGAGGTGGTTGAGCCCCACGTAGTCGATCTCGACGTCCGGCTCGGCCACTCGCAGCGCCCGGCACGCGCGGCGGACCAGCGCCGCGGGCGAGTCGCAGATGCCGATCACCCGGCCCGGCAGCACCTCCTGCAGCGACTCGGTGACCATGCCTGCGGGATTGGTGAAGTTGATCAGCCAGGCGGACGGCGCGACGTCGGCGACCGCCTCGCCGACCGCCCGCATGGCCGGGAGGGAGCGCAACGCGTACAGGATGCCACCCAGGCCGACGGTCTCCTGGCCGAGGACGTCGTGCCGCAGCGGGATGTTCTCGTCGTGCACCCGGCCGTCGAGCCCGCCCGGGCGGATCGCCGCGAATACGAAATCGGCGCCGCGCAGTCCGGCGTGCAGGTCGGTCGTGGTGCGGACCTCCGGCGCCCACCGGCCCTCGGCGACGCCGTCGAGGACCGCCGCGACGACCGCGAGCCGGTCGGGGCTGCTGTCGACGAGCACCACCCGATCGATGAGCCGACGGGCGTCGGCGACGAGCTGCTGGAACACCAGGGGGGTGCGGAACCCGCCGCCGCCGACGATGGTGAGCTGCATCAGCGCGCCCCGTCCTCCGTCGGCTCGTCGGCGTGGTCGTTCTTCGGGTCGGGCCCCCACGCCTCGAGGCGCGCCTCGGTGGGGTCGGCCTCGTCGTCGGTCGGGTCGTCGAGCCCCGCCTCCCTCTCGGAGGTGGGGTCGGTCAGGTCGTCGTCGAGGTCGGGGCCGATCTCGGACGCCTCCCGGCTCTCGGGCAACCCGCGGCTGGCCCGGAACAGGTCGATCACCGCCGTGTTGATGACGGCCGCGAGCGGGACCGCGATGAGCGCGCCGAAGATGCCGCCGACCACCGCGCCCAGCACCACCAGCAGCAGGGAGGCGAGCGGGTGCACCTTCAGCTGCCGGTTCATCAGCAACGGATAGATGAAGTTGCCCTGCACGGTCTGGATCACGATCATCACGATCGCCATGATGATGGCGGTGGTCAGGTTGGTCGAGATCAGCGCGAGCGCGATGACCACCAGCGACGAGATCAGGCCGCCGAGGGTCGGGATGAACGCGAACAGGAACGCGATCAGCCCGGCGGACAGGGCCAGCGGTACGCCGAGGATCAGGCAGGACATCCAGGTGAGGACGCCGACGATGAGCGCGACGACCAGCGTCACGTTCATGTAGGTGACCAGCACCTCCCAGGAGCGGCGACCCGCGCGGTTCACCTTCCAGCGAGCGCTGCGCGGGAACAGCTTGCACAGCCAGGTCCAGATCGCCCCGCCGTCGCTCAAGAAGAAGAAGATGATGAACATCGACAGCAGGATCGCCGAGAGGATGCTGCCGGTCGTCGAGATGACGGTCAGCGAGGTGGTGAGGACGTCGGTCGGGTCCTTCTGCAGCTTGCTCAGCGCCTCGTCGACGCTCTGCTGCAGCTGCCCCTGGTCGATCTGCAGGGGACCCTTCGCGAGCCAGTTCGCCACCTCGTTCAGGCCGGTCCGCACGGTGGCGTAGATCGTCTCGTAGTTCACGACCAGCTCGCGGACGATCAGTGCCACCAGCCCGAAGGTGAAGACCAGCCCGGCGAGGAAGGTGATCACCGTCGCGAGGGTGTTCGGCAGGCCGCTGCGGCGCAGCAGGCGGGACAGCGGCGTCAGGAGCGCGGCCACGAGCAGCGACACGAAGATGGGCACGATGACGATGGCCAGGACGTCGAGCAGCCACAACAGCAGGTAGATGGCGAGGCCGATGGCGATCGCCCGTACCGCCCAGCCGGCGGCGAGCTTCACGGCGCGCGGGATGGGGTCGGCGGTGATGCGTTCGTCGAACTGCTCGTCCACCGAGGCGTGTGCCTGGGCGCGTAGGTCGATGATCCGCTGCCGCAGCTGGTTCGCGACGTCCAGCGGGCGGACGCGCGGCTGCTCACGGCTCATGGATCCTCCTCGTCGGCGCGGGCTGATCGCAGTCGCCCGGCGCCGACACTACCGCGACATCCGCCGCGTCGGCCGGTCAGTCACCGGCGGCTGCGGGTCTCGCGCCCGGTCACGATCGCAGGCCGGACATGAGCCCCGTGCCACCTGGTTAACCTAGACTTCACGCATGCCACAGAGCCAGAGCCCCCTCGTCGTCGTCCTCGGAGACCAGGTCGGGAGATCACTCCTGGTCATCGGGGCGCTCCTGATCCTGGGCGCGCTGTTCTACCTGGGATTCCGCCAAGGCGCTGCGAAGGCGACCAATGCGATCACCCAACGGCTGCAGCAGGAGCGGGCATCGCGCATCGAGCGCTGGACGCCGCACCCGGCGCGGTCGGGCGGCGAGCCGGGCTCGGCGATGCGCCTGCTGTCGGACTACGAGGACGCCATCTATGCCGAGGCGCGACACGCCCTCGACGCGCAGCTCGGGAACGGTGACGAGCAGCAGCATGTGGCCTACGCGGCCCAGCTGCACGGCGACGTACGCCGGTTGCGCGGCCAGATCCTCCACCACCTGCACAACCCGCCGGCCCCGAGTGCGCCGCCTGCCGGCACTCCGGTCGACCGAGCGTGACGCCAGCCCTCGCCCGAGCCGGGAACTCCGGCACCGCCGCCGGCGACTACCGCAGTAGTTCCGCCGACCGAAGGACCCTCGTGAAGTCTCCCCGTACCGCCGTCACCCGGCCCGCCCCCGGACGGCGCGCCGCGCTCCGGCTCGTCACCGCGCTGCTGGCCACCGTGGCCGCCGTGCTGCTCGGAACGGGGACCGCGTTCGCGCACACCGAGCTGGCCTCGAGCGATCCGGCGGACGGCGCCACCCTCGACGTGCTCCCCGGCACGATCACCTTGACCTTCGGCGAGACCCTGCAGGGCCCGACCGCGAAGGTCGGCGTGCTGGTCGGCGACCGCGGGCCGGTGCAGGTCGACGCCACGGTGAGCGGCGCGACCGTCACGGTCGACACCGCCGCCGGACCCATCGCCGGCCTACTGAGCGACGGCGGGTCCGGCAAGTGGGCGATCAGCTACCAGGTCGTCTCCGAGGACGGTCACCGCGTCGACGGCACGCTCACGTTCACGGTCGCCGCTCCGGCGAGCCCGACCGGCACCGGTGCCGCCGCTACGTCGTCGGCGGAGGCCGCCACGGCTGCCGGCGCATCGGGCACGCACGCCGATCGGGGCGAGGCGGCCGGCGACCCCGCTGCGGCGGGGGACGACGAGCCGGAGCAGGTCGACCCGCTCACCTGGTTCCTGATCGTCGCGGGCGTCGCCGCCGGCGTGTTCGCGGTGGTGCGCATCGACCGCGCCGTCCGCAAGAAGAAGGCCGACGCGACGGAGAAGGACGCCTGACGCGGCCGTCTCAGCGGCCGGCGCGCACCCGGCGCAGCGACTGCCCGTGCCCGATGGCCTCGCGGAACGCGACGGGCACCTCGACGCGCGAGAACTCCGTAGCGTCGACGGTGACGTAGACGTTGCGCGCGGAGCAGACCGCCTCGCCGTCGCGCAGCGCGGCGAAGTCGACGGTGATCGAGGAGTTCCCGACGTGCACGGCCGACACCGCGATCTCCGCGGAGTCCGGCCAGCGCAGCGAGCCGTGCCAGTCGATCTCGCTGTGCACGACCATCCAGTCCACGCCTTCGGCTTGCGCGCGCTGGTTGCTGTAGCCCAGGGCCGCGGTGTACGCCGTGAACGCCTCGTCGAAGTAGTTCAGGTACCAGCCGTGGAACACCACGTTCTGCTGGTCGGCCTCGTAGTAGCGGACGGCGAGCGGCATCCGCCAGGTGTCCTCGCCGACGTGGACCTCAACGGCCATCGGGGTTCCTCATTCCTCCGTAGTGCGCGTCCCTCAGGAGCCCCGCTGTCAGGTCTGCGGGAACCCGAGGTTGATGCCGCCGTGGCTCGGGTCGAGCCACCGGCTGGTGACGACCTTGCCGCGGGTGAAGAAGTGCACGCCCTCGGTCCCGTGCGCGTGCGTGTCGCCGAACAGCGAATCCTTCCATCCGCCGAACGAGTAGTACGCGACGGGCACCGGGATCGGCACGTTGATACCGATCATGCCGACGGTCGCCTCGTTCTGGAAGCGGCGTGCCGCGCCACCGTCGTTGGTGAAGATCGCGGTGCCGTTGCCGTACGGGTTCGCGTTGATCAGGGCCACTCCCTCGTCGTACGACGCCACCCGCACCACCGAGAGCACCGGGCCGAAGATCTCGTCGCGGTAGATCGACATCTCCGGCGTCACCCGGTCGAACAGCGTCGGGCCGAGCCAGAATCCAGTGTCCGACCCGTCGAACGTCCCGTCGCGGCCGTCGACCACCAGGTCGGCGCCGGCGTCGGAGCCGGCGGCGACGTACGCGGTGACCTTGTCGCGGTGCGCGCCGGTCACCAGCGGCCCCATGTCGGTGCCGCGGGTGCCGTCCCCGGTGCGCAGGCCGGCCATCCGCTCGCGGATCTTCGCGATGAGCTCGTCGGCCACCGGCTCCACCGCGACCAGCGCCGAGATCGCCATGCACCGCTCGCCGGCGGACCCGAAGCCGGCGTTGACCGCCGCGTCCGCGGCCAGGTCGAGGTCGGCGTCCGGCAGCACCAGCATGTGGTTCTTCGCGCCGCCGAGGGCCTGCACGCGCTTGCCGTTGGCGGTCGCCGTCTCGTAGACGTACTTGGCGATCGGGGTCGACCCGACGAACGACACCGATGCGACGTCCGGGTGGTTCAGCAGCGCGTCGACGGCCTCCTTGTCGCCGTGGACGACGTTGAGGACGCCGTCCGGCAGCCCAGCCTCCGTCCAGAGCTGCGCGATCAGGTTGGCGGCGGAGGGGTCCTTCTCCGAGGGCTTGAGCACGACGGCGTTGCCGCAGGCGATCGCGATCGGCACGAACCACAGCGGCACCATCGCCGGGAAGTTGAACGGCGAGATGACCGCGCAGACGCCGAGCGGCTGGCGCAGCGAGTAGACGTCCACGTCGGTCGATGCGTTGGCGGAGTACGAGCCCTTGAGCAGGTGCGGAATGCCGCAGGCGAACTCGGCGACCTCGAGCCCGCGGATCACCTCGCCGCGGGCGTCCGAGAGCACCTTGCCGTGCTCGCCGGTGATCAGCGCCGCGACTTCGTCGGCGCGCGCGGACAGCAGCTCGCGGAACTTGAACAGCACCTGGGTCCGCTTGGCGAGCGAGGTGGCCGCCCACGCCGGCGCCGCATTCGCGGCGCTCGCGACGACCCGCTCGACGTCGCCGGTGGCCGCGAGCGCGACCTGCCGCGCCACCTCACCGGTGGCCGGGTTGTAGACGTCGCCGACCCGCGGCTCCGCGGGCGCCCAGGCCCGACCGTCGATGTAGTGGGCGAGCATCGGCTGGTCCATCGGATCTCCTTTGCAGGTCGCGAACTGCGGCGCCGGACGTCGTCATCCGGCGCGGCCTCCTACACGCTAGCGGCTCGTGGCCGCGGGCGAGTATCGCGCAGCCGGGCGATCGAATCCGCTGGTGACCAAAGGGACTGGTGGGACGCATGTCGTGGTCTCGGCGACCCCGTCGGCTACCGTGGACGGTGCGCACCACGAATCTTCCCCCCACCCCAGGAGTCCTCGTGACCGACTCGCCGGACGCTCCGCACCCCGACACCACCGCCCGAAAGCGCCCGCACACCGTCCGCGCGGCCGCCCTCGGCCTGCTCGCGCTCGCGGCCCTGATCGCCGCGGTGGCGCTGTTCGGCAAGGACGACGATCGCGGCTCCGCGGCCGGGGAGCAGTCGTCGGCGAGCGCCACCAGCGCGTCGTCCGCGCCGACCACGTCGTC from Cumulibacter manganitolerans carries:
- a CDS encoding CoA-acylating methylmalonate-semialdehyde dehydrogenase, giving the protein MDQPMLAHYIDGRAWAPAEPRVGDVYNPATGEVARQVALAATGDVERVVASAANAAPAWAATSLAKRTQVLFKFRELLSARADEVAALITGEHGKVLSDARGEVIRGLEVAEFACGIPHLLKGSYSANASTDVDVYSLRQPLGVCAVISPFNFPAMVPLWFVPIAIACGNAVVLKPSEKDPSAANLIAQLWTEAGLPDGVLNVVHGDKEAVDALLNHPDVASVSFVGSTPIAKYVYETATANGKRVQALGGAKNHMLVLPDADLDLAADAAVNAGFGSAGERCMAISALVAVEPVADELIAKIRERMAGLRTGDGTRGTDMGPLVTGAHRDKVTAYVAAGSDAGADLVVDGRDGTFDGSDTGFWLGPTLFDRVTPEMSIYRDEIFGPVLSVVRVASYDEGVALINANPYGNGTAIFTNDGGAARRFQNEATVGMIGINVPIPVPVAYYSFGGWKDSLFGDTHAHGTEGVHFFTRGKVVTSRWLDPSHGGINLGFPQT